The genomic interval GCGGCGCAGACGAGGTGGTGCCCGGCGACGATGGCGTTGTCGGGGTCGAGTACCGCGCGCTCGAACCCCTGGCCGAAGAACATCTCCGGGTGCGCGACCACGTACTGGTCGAGCGCGTCGGGGAGCGCGATCATCACGACCAGCGCGTCGCGGTCCTTGCGGCCGACCCGCCCGATCCGCTGCCAGGATGACGTCATGGAGCCCGGGTAGCCGACCAGCACGCACACGTCCAGTCCGCCCACGTCGATCCCCAGCTCGAGGGCGCTGGTGGCGAGCACCGCGAGGAGGTCGCCCTTGAAGAGGCGCGCCTCGATCTCGCGGCGCTCCTCCGGCAGGTACCCGGCCCGGTACGGGGCGAGGTGGCGCCTGAGCTCCGGGGCTTCCTTCACGATCCATGCGTGGAGCAGCTCGGTGATCCGGCGGGCTTTGGTGAAAGCGATGGTCCGGAGACTCCGGCCGGCGGCCTCCGCCACGACGCGGACCGCGACCGTATACGGCGACACCGCGACCGGATTGAGAAACAACACCTCGCGACCCGACCCGGGCGCCCCCGACCGCTCGACGACGTCGAAGGGCTCGCCCACCAGCATCGACGCGAACTCGGCGGGGTTCCCGATGGTCGCGGAGGCCGCAAGGAACCGGGGCCTCGAGCCCGCCGCCGCGCAGAGCCGCAGGAGGCGGCGCAGGATGTGGTGGACGTGCGCGCCGAAGATCCCTCGGTAAACGTGCAGCTCGTCCACGACGACGAAGCGCAGGGCCTCGAGGAACGGCCGCCACTCCGCGTGGTGGGCCAGGATGCCCAGGTGGAGCATGTCGGGATTGGTGACGAGGATCTCCGGCGGCTCGGCCTTGATCCTCCGCCGCTCGGAGTCGGGGGTGTCGCCGTCGTAGATCGCGAGGCGAGGCGGACGGAGGCGTCCCGTGGCGGCGGCCAACTCCCGCAGCCCGCCCACCTGGTCCTGCGCCAGTGCCTTGGTCGGGTACAGGAACAGCGCCTTCGCCCCAGGATCTTCGAGAACGGTTTCCAGCACGGGAAGCGCGAAGACCAGGGTCTTCCCCGAAGCGGTGGGCGTGACCGTCAGCACGTTTCGCCCCTCGCGCGCCGCGTCCAGCGCCTCCGCCTGGTGGGACCAGAGGCGGGAGATCCCGCGCGAGCCCAGAGCCTGCTTCAATTCGGGGGAGAGGGGCCGCGCCGGCTCGGCGAACCGGGCGACCCGGCCCGGGACGCGGCGGTGGTGCGCGACCATCGGCCCGATGCCGGGATGATTCAGTAGATGCTGGACGAACTCGTGCATCGGTGTTCCCAGGTGGGGAGGCTGGACCGGAAGCGGATTATGGCACGCCGCGCCCGCCGGATTCAGCGCGACGGCGCCCGCCGGCGGAGCCGCTCGGCCAAAGCGAGGCCGAAGAGCATCAGCGCTCCCGCGTTCGCCGTGGCGGCGGCGAGCGCCGGCCGGCCTTGCCCGACGATCAGCTCGAGGGGACGGGTCGCGAGAAGCACGACCGCGATGCCCGCGAGCAGCCTCCGCGCGTCCACCCAACCGCCGGCTTCGTCGCCGGCCGGTCGCAGCAGCCAGAGCGCGAGCGGGATCGCCAGGACGAAGTAGTGGACCCAAACCAGCGGTGACGAGAGGAGGGCCACGAGACACCCGACGCCAAGCGGCACGAACTCGTCGGAGGACGCGGCGCCGTTCCCGGTCCGTCCCCGCTCCCTGCCGAGCGCGAGGACCGAGAGCGAGGCCGCGAGCAGGAGGAGCGCGAGTACGGGCGCGATCTTGACGCCGGCGGCATCTCCCACGAGGTGGGCGAGAGAGAAGTTCCCGATTCGGACACCGATGATCTCCCCGGGCATCGACCGGAGCGCCGAGATCCACGAGGCCCAGCACCGCGGCCCGCCGAAGAAGATCGACGAGGCCGCGAAGGCGCCCGTCACGGCCAGCGCGAATCCCGCCGACGCGCGGCGAAGCGTCGCGAATCGGCGGTCGAGCGCCCACGCGACCGCCATCAGCACCGCGACGAACGCGAGGTTCGGCTTGAACGCCACCGCCGTGCCGAGGATCGCCCCGGCGGAGACGTCGCGCCAGGGGCGCCCCCTGAGGCCGAGGACCCCGAGGACCCCGGCGAGCAGCCCGAGCTGGATCCCGTTGACGTTTCCCACCCTCAGGTCCGAGCGCCAGGGCGCGTAGAGCTCGGTGAGAGCGACGATCGCCGACGCCGACGCCAGCGGCGGGTAGCGGAGCCTGTGGCAGAGCGCGAGAACTCCCCCGATCCCGCACGCCAGGCTCACGAGCACGAAACCGAGGTGGTCGGTGTCGTACCGGCCCGAGGCCAGGGTCCCCGTGAGCGTGTAGAGGAACGGCGTCGAGTAGGTCTCCAGCACCTTGCGGCGCGAGGCCGCTGCGGCCAGGCGGTCGGAGTGGTCTTCCGCCGTGAGCCCCAAGAGGACGTCGGCGCCGATCCTCCGTCGCTCCTCCTCGGAGTAGACGTCGGCGCCGGCGCCCGAGCGCGCGGCGGCCTGCCCAACCACCCAGAACTGGTAGTAATCGAGCCCGCGCCAGGTCCGTGCGTACGAGAGCCCCCGCACCACCGCGTAGACCACGGCGAGCGCCAGGAGGACGCGAACGCCCAGGTGGCGGACGGCCGGCACGGGGACGGCGGTTTCCGGCCGGCGGGTTGCCTCCGGAGGACGTTTCCGCTTCGAGTCGCTCACCGGTCGGGGATTATAGGCGCGGGGGCGCACCTCTCGACCCGCTCCCCGAGCGCCTCGACGAAATCCGGCGGGAGCGGGGACGTCACCTCCCTCTCGCCTCCCTCCGGGGACTGGAACACGAGGCGCGCGCAGTGGAGGAGGTGCCTCGGCGGCCCCCCCTCGTCCTTCCGGGCGTCCCGAACTCCCTTCACCATGTCGAGGTAGTCCCGGTCCGGGCGGCCGTAAAGGATGTCCCCCAGGACGGGGTGTCCTATGGCGGCGAGGTGGACGCGGAGCTGGTGGCGGCGCCCCGTCCGTGGGAAGAGCCGAACGAGAGTACGGTCGGCGAGGCGCCGCTCGACCCGCCACGAGGTCTCCGCGGGTTGGCCTCCCTCGCCGGCCTCCCGGCGCACGTGAACCCACGAGCCCGAGGCGTCCGCGATCGGGAGCGAGATCGTACCCTCGTCCTCCCCGACGACGCCGCGGACCAGCGCCAGGTACTCCTTTCCCACTCGGCCACGCTCGAACGCGGTCGAGAGCGCCCGGGCGGACGCGGGGTCCTCGGCGATCAGAAGCACACCGCTCGTCTCCCGATCGAGGCGGTGCACGAGACGAAGCCGCTCCCGTCCCTCCTGCCGACGGAGCATGCGGATCAGGCTGTTCTCCCTGACGCTGTTCACCGGGTGCACCGGGATCCCGGCGGGCTTGTCGACCGCGAGCCAGCCCGCGCCCTTCGCCAAGATCGGCAACGTGATATTGAGCGGCGTCTCCGTGATCGGCACCCACCCGACGACCACCCGTCCTCCGGGGCGCACCGGGGTCGCCGGTCGGGCCGTGACTCCCCAGGACAACGTCACCCGGTCGCGGATGGCGCGCTGGACATAGGCGCGCGAGACCCCCGGGATCCTCTCGTTCAGGAACCGGTCGAGTCGCTTCCCGCGCTCCCGCTCTCCGACCTCGAAGACCGTGGTGGGCTCGCTCATCGGAGCCGCCAGGCGACCGCCCGGAGGATCGGTCCGTTCGCCTCGGGCATCTCGAGGGCCCCGAGCGCCGGAGGTTCGACCCACCTCCAGTCGCGCCCCCCGTCCACGACGACCTCGCCGGCGGGCTCGCGCACCAGGAACGCGTGGAGCCGGACCGAGCGATCCGGATACGCGTGGACGACCAGGACCAGGGGCTCGGCGGACCCGCCGGAGAGCCCCGTCTCCTCGCGGAGCTCGCGAAGCGCCGCGGCGGCCGGATCCTCTCCTTCAGAGATCTTGCCCCCCGGGAACTCCCAGAACCCGCCGAGGTGAGAGCCCGGACCTCGACGCGCGACCAGGACGAGGCCGGCACGGACGGCCACCGCCACTGCGATCTCGACGGCAGGACGATCGTCGGGGTTCACGCCCGACACCCGCTGGCCCGCGGCCGACTTCGGCCCTAGCCGGCGCGGCGGAAGACGCAGGAGACGACGGTCCGGTCGTCGCCTCCCATGCTCACCATGAGGCCGTACGGCCTGCGGCTCGCCACGGCGGCCTGGCAATCCCCCGCGGTGCCGGTGAGCTGCCGGAGGAGGTCCACCGCCATCCGCACGCCCGAGGCCCCGGTCGGGTGCCCGTAGCCGATGAGTCCCCCCGCCGCGTTCATCGGGGTCGGCCCGTCGCGGCGCGTGGCCCCGGAGAGCACGTAGTCGGCCCCCTCCCCCTGCCCCGCCAAACCCACCGCCTCGCAGGCGAGGATCGCGGTGATGGTGAAGCAGTCGTGCACCTCGAGCACGCCGACGTCCGCGATCGTGATGCCGGCCATGTCGAGGGCCTGCCGCACGGCCCGCCGTGTCGTGTCGAGCGCCGCGAGGTCGTCGGGCCGGGCGGTGAGATCCGCCACGGCGTGTCCGAGTCCGACGAGTTCCACGGCGTCCCCGGGCTTCCGCCCGGTCTTCTGGAGTCCCTCCTTCGAGACCGCCAGCACCGCGGCGCCGCCGTCCGAGACCTTCGAGCAGTCGAGGACGTTGATGTGCTCGCAGAACGAGCGGGGGTTGGGCGGCATGCCCTGGTGCGCAGCGAAGAGGTCCTCGGTCGCGTTGTGATACTCCTGCGCCATCGGGTTCCGCCTCCCGTTCTGAACCGCTTGCTCGTACCAACGGCCCATCGCGGCCCAGGTCTTCTCGGCGCCGTACCGCTTCTTGTACTCGCCGGCGCGCTCCGAGAACTTCGCCGGGAAGAAATACGCGTGACCGTTCTTCCGCTCGCCCGCGTAGTGTCCCGCCCCCGCGAGGATGTCGGCGCCGTAGATCGCCTTGACCGTGTTCTGCACCTCCACCCCGATCGCGAGCGCGACGTCGGCCTGCCCTGAGAGCACGCTCTTGACCGCGGTGACCACGGCGAGGCCGCCCGACGCGCACGCCCCCTCGACGCGAATCGAGGGCTTGTAGACGAACGAGGGGGCGACCAGGGCGAGCATCGCGCCCAGGTGCCCCTGGTGATTGAATCGCGCTGCCATGAAGTTCCCGACCACCCCTTCGTCCACCACCGACGGGTCGGCGGCCTGGGACACCGCTCCCCTCCCCGCCTCGGCGATGTAGTGCTCGAGGCCCGGACGGGGCTTCTTCGGGTGGAACTCCTTCCTCCCGGTTCCGAGGAACACGGTGGAGGCGCCGCAGACCAGGTAGACCGGCTTCGTCAGGGCTTTCATCGGCCATCCCTCCCGCCGAACGTCGTCACGGACAGAACTCGTTGATCGGGCCGTAGAGATGATAGAAGCCGCTGGTGAGGACGCCGTTGACGTCCTCCGGCCTCGCGGCGACCCCCGAATCCACGAGCCCGCCCGCGATCTCGCGCGAGCGCCTGAGGTACGCCTTCCCGATCAGGGCGCCGGGGGTGTCCATCTTCTCCAGAGCGGCGAAGTGGGACTGGATCGCGGCATCCCGGTCGGGGGCGCCGGAGAGCGCCTTCCATCCTCGGTACCCCTCGGGAAGCCGGCCGAGATGCGCGTCCGCCTCCGCGGTCCACCCTTGGGGATCGACGGCGACGTACGCTCCGGCATCGAGATCGTAGGCCGACGCGATGCGCCCCTTCTCGTATCCGAAGAACCCGGGCTTCTGGGAGCCGTCCGGGTTCTGGCCGCCCAGCACCTGCCGGACGACCATTGCGTCGATCGTCGGGTCCGTGAGCTCCTCGTCCAGGAACTCGTTCATGACGTCCTGGATGAACTTGAACACGTCGATCCCGACGTAGTCGATCAGCTGGAAGATCCCCATGGGGCGGACCAGCCATTCCTGGCTGACCCGGTTGACCATGTGGACGGCCTTCACCC from Terriglobia bacterium carries:
- a CDS encoding RluA family pseudouridine synthase produces the protein MSEPTTVFEVGERERGKRLDRFLNERIPGVSRAYVQRAIRDRVTLSWGVTARPATPVRPGGRVVVGWVPITETPLNITLPILAKGAGWLAVDKPAGIPVHPVNSVRENSLIRMLRRQEGRERLRLVHRLDRETSGVLLIAEDPASARALSTAFERGRVGKEYLALVRGVVGEDEGTISLPIADASGSWVHVRREAGEGGQPAETSWRVERRLADRTLVRLFPRTGRRHQLRVHLAAIGHPVLGDILYGRPDRDYLDMVKGVRDARKDEGGPPRHLLHCARLVFQSPEGGEREVTSPLPPDFVEALGERVERCAPAPIIPDR
- a CDS encoding (deoxy)nucleoside triphosphate pyrophosphohydrolase, encoding MNPDDRPAVEIAVAVAVRAGLVLVARRGPGSHLGGFWEFPGGKISEGEDPAAAALRELREETGLSGGSAEPLVLVVHAYPDRSVRLHAFLVREPAGEVVVDGGRDWRWVEPPALGALEMPEANGPILRAVAWRLR
- a CDS encoding 3-ketoacyl-CoA thiolase, which encodes MKALTKPVYLVCGASTVFLGTGRKEFHPKKPRPGLEHYIAEAGRGAVSQAADPSVVDEGVVGNFMAARFNHQGHLGAMLALVAPSFVYKPSIRVEGACASGGLAVVTAVKSVLSGQADVALAIGVEVQNTVKAIYGADILAGAGHYAGERKNGHAYFFPAKFSERAGEYKKRYGAEKTWAAMGRWYEQAVQNGRRNPMAQEYHNATEDLFAAHQGMPPNPRSFCEHINVLDCSKVSDGGAAVLAVSKEGLQKTGRKPGDAVELVGLGHAVADLTARPDDLAALDTTRRAVRQALDMAGITIADVGVLEVHDCFTITAILACEAVGLAGQGEGADYVLSGATRRDGPTPMNAAGGLIGYGHPTGASGVRMAVDLLRQLTGTAGDCQAAVASRRPYGLMVSMGGDDRTVVSCVFRRAG